The Aneurinibacillus sp. REN35 genomic interval CTGAGATACGAATCAATCCATCCGTAATACCAAGCTCAGCGCGGCGCTCTGCCGGAATTGAGGCATGCGTCATCTGTGCAGGAACAGAAATCAAGCTCTCTACTGCACCTAAGCTCTCAGCCAAGGTAAAGATTTGTACGCGAGACAGTACTTGTTCGGCACGTTCACGGCTGCCAACATCAAATGAAATCATGCCGCCGAAGCCGCGTGCCTGCTTGATGGCAATGTCATGACCCGGATGATTTGTAAGACCAGGGTAATACACTTTTTCAATATCACTGCGCTGTGAGAGCCATTCGGCAATGCGGCGTGTGTTTACTTCGTGCTCTTCCATCCGCACACCTAATGTCTTCATGCCGCGCAGCAAGTAATAAGAATCCTGCGGCCCCAGTACCCCACCTACAGAGTTCTGTACAAAATGCATGCGCTCGCCCAACTCTTCATCCTTCACAACGACAAGTCCTGCTACTACATCACTATGACCGCCCAAATATTTTGTCGCGCTGTGGAATACGATATCCGCACCTAGCTCTAGCGGATTCTGCCAATACGGTGTCATGAACGTATTATCAACGATCAGAAGAAGTCCTTTTTCTTTCGTCAAGTTCGCCACCGCTGCAATATCAGTGATTTTAAGCAGCGGATTGCTTGGTGTTTCGAGCATGACAGCTTTTGTATTTGGCTGAATCGCCGCTTTAATGGCTTCTACATCTCCCGTATTAACAAAGGTCGTCTCAATACCAAAACGATTGAATACTTTGCTTAATACACGGTACGTTCCACCATATACATCGTCACCCACGACAAAATGGTCACCCGTATCAAACATCATAACAACTGTAGATAGCGCAGCCATACCAGATGCAAAAGCAAAGCCGCGAACACCGCCCTCGATATCGGCAATGTATTGTTCTACCGCATGACGGGTCGGATTACCTGTACGTGAATATTCATATCCCTTATGCTTACCTACGCTTTCCTGCTTATAGGTGCTAACCTGATAAATGGGAACATTCACCGCACCTGTTAAAGGATCACCGTCCACGCCGCCATGAATCAACTTTGTCTTCATTCTCATTGCTTATATCCCTCCTTCATAAATTTTCTTGCTTAAATAGCGTTCACTGCTATCGGCAAAAATAGCAACAATATTCGTGCCTGGTGAAGCCTGCTTTGCTTCTTTCACTGCCGCATGCATCGCTGCACCGGCCGAACTGCCCACAAGCATGCCTTCCTTCGCTGCCAGTTCCTTGACCCAGCGGAATGAATCTACATCATCAATCGTATGAATCGCGTCAAAATAACTCGTATCCATAAACTCCGGCAAAAACTCCATTCCGATACCTTCCGCCTTGTGCGGTCCAGATTCGCCACCGTTTAGGATCGAGCCTTCTGGTTCTACGATGACTGTCTTAATATTCGGGTTCTGCTCCTTTAGATAACGGGCCGCTCCCATAAATGTACCACCGGAGCCGGCACCTGCCACAAATATATCTACATTGCCCTCCATCTGACTCCAGATTTCAGGACCTGTGGTTTTATAATGGGCCGCCGGATTGGCCGGATTGGCAAACTGCTGCGGACAGAAGGAACCTTCTATCTCTTGCTCTAACTGTTTTGCTTTCTCGATGGCACCCTTAATCCCCTGCTCTGTTGGCGTATTCACAACCTCTGCGCCCAGCGCGCGCATTAAGTCCTGCTTCTCAACCGAGAATTTTTCAGGCACGACAAAAACAACACGATATCCTGTCCCTACTGCGGCAAGCGCTAAACCGATGCCTGTATTACCCGCGGTTGGTTCGATAATCGTGCCGCCCGGCTTTAATACGCCGCGCTCTTCCGCATCACGAATCAATTCAATACCAAGACGATCCTTTACGCTGCCGCCAGGGTTAAAGTACTCCAGCTTCGCAAATAAGCGTACGCCTTCTGGTAAATCAAAAGAGGTAATTTCTACGATCGGTGTATTGCCGATCAGTTCTTTTATATTGCTGTAAACCTGCATAATATTCTTCCTTTCGATGCAGAATGAGTATGTCTAATAGGCCACCCTATTATAGCATATTTTATACACGGAATATAACCAAGTAAACAACCTTGTTTTATATATTTATTAATTCATCCTAACATACAATTAGGGAAAAACGATAGATTTATCAACAAAAGGGTATTATAATATTAGTATGTTTGGAAAGGAGTGAATAACCTTATGGTAGACGCGAAAAAATTCGAAGAAGTACAAGAGGTTTTAGATAAACTGCGTCCGTTCCTGCAACGCGACGGCGGAGATTGCGAATTGGTTGATGTAACAGATGAAGGTGTGGTTCAGCTTCGCCTGCATGGTGCATGCGGCAGCTGCCCAAGTTCAACAATTACGTTGAAGGCAGGTATTGAGCGCGCGCTGGTCGAAGAAGTAGAAGGCATCACTGAAGTCCAACAAGTATTCTAAGTTACCGATAAACCCGGGAGCATCCTGCTTCCGGGTTTTTATTATGTAAAGCATGGTCCGCCCTATTCTTGAATTCGGTTCATCAAAAACGATAAAAAAGCTTGATTGGCTTTCGAGAGATATGCATTTTTATTCCATGCCACCCCAAGTTTTAAATACACGGGCGGCTTAAGCGAAACAGGAACTAAATGCGAATCCTCTGCGACAACCATACGCAGGAACAACGTTACACCAAGCTTACGGGCCACCAGTGACTTGATAAGCGAAATCTGATTCGTCTCAAAAGTAACGTTAAGCGGAAGACCCGATATTTGACTTGCCTGTGCAATGATTTCCCGCTGAAAATATCCTTCCTTAAACAGAATGAGTGATTCTTTAGCAAGCTCTTCGTATGAGACCGCGTGAAGGCTTGCAAACGGATGCGAAGCCGGAACGCACACGACCATCTCCTCCTCAAGAAAGGACAATACTTCAATGCCTTCCATCTCATCATCCTCTAAAATCACACCCATGTCTATCTCTCCGTCCATCAGCATCTGGCGGATTTTCACGGTCCCCTGTTCGTATACCATAATCTGCAGATCTGGATACTTCTTCTTAAAATCAATAATCAATCCTGGGAAATAATAGGAGCCGACCATAGAAGGAAGACCGATACGCACCTCCCCTTTCTTCAATCCACTAAGCTCCTCCATCTCTGCCTTAGCGTGTGCCAACTGGTCAAGAATCGTTTCTGCATGCTTAAGCAGCACTTCTCCTTCTGCCGTTAAGGACACCTTGCGCTCCGCCCGGTTAAAAAGAAGCAATCCGACTTCATTCTCTAATTTTTTTATGCTTTTACTGATTGCTGGCTGTGCAACCAACAACTCCTCTGCCGCTTTCGTGAAGCTTTGCCTGCGGGCAACCTCTACGAAAAACTCTAATTGCCGAATCTCCATTCTCTATCACCATAACCTTTAGTTATCGATATGATAAAAATAATATATTTTATTTATTTATACTCCCATGCTACGATCAAAGCAACAACATTTATTACAGAAGAAAGAAGATGATTTTCATGATTGAAGCAGGAACGAAATCGTTCTGGCGGGCGTCGCTGGCGCTCAGTATTGCTTCGTTTCTCGTGTTTGCCAACATTTATTTTCCACAGCCTTTGCTGCCGCTCTTTACAGAAGAGTTCAACCTATCGCCGGCAGTGTCTAGCCTTTCGGTTTCACTTACGATTTTTGCATTAGCTATCTCGCTTCTATTCTACGGACCGCTCTCCGATGCAGTGGGACGCAAAAATATTATGTTGATTACAATGCTAGGTGTAACGGTACTGACTATATTGGTCGCCTTTGTTCCGGGCTTTAAAACCCTGCTTGCTTTCCGCATCCTGCAAGGCTTTTTCTTAGCCGGGCTTCCGGCCATTGCCATAGCCTATATCGGTGAAGAATTTGATCCAAAGGCTCTTACTGTTGCAATCGGTATTTATATTAGCGGCAATACTCTCGGCGGATTGTCCGGCCGTATTATCGGCGGATTTGCTTCAGACTTTCTCGGATGGCATGGCGCATTCGCCGTGATGGGCGTAGTTAGTCTGCTTTGCCTGATTGCCTTTGTGTGGCTATTGCCGCGCTCGACACATTTTGAACCGAAGCACCTGGACTGGAAAGCCGCGACCCAAAGCCTTGGGCAGCACATGCGAAATCGCACGCTTCTATACGCCTTTGCCATCGGCGGCCTCCTGTTCTTCGTATTTATCGGCCAATACAATTACATCACATACTTACTGCAGGGAGAGCCTTATCACCTTCCCGCATCAATCGTGAGTTTATTGTTTCTCACGTATCTTGCCGGAACCGTAAGCTCTACACTATCCGGACGTGCGTCGCGTACGCTCCCGCAGTCATGGTGTATCGCCATTGGAGTGGCACTTATGACACTCGGTGCGCTCGCCACCCTGCTCGACAGCTTATGGATGATCGGGGTAGGACTTTTACTGACCAGTTTCGGCTTCTTCTTCGCTCACTCTGCGGCCAGTTCGTGGGTTAGCCGCCACGCCGCCTTTGACAAAGCAAGCGCCTCAAGCCTATACTTGCTGTCATATTATCTCGGCGGAAGCTTAGGAAGCTTCTGCCTCGGATTCTTCTACAATGGGATGGGCTGGATGGGTGTCATCCTCGGCTGCCTGCTTGTGCTTATGCTGACGGGTTGGTGCACATGGCAGCTGCACCATATCGAACATCGTGAACACCTGCGGGAAAAAGCCATCGCACGCAGAAAAATGAGAGAAGCGCTCCAGATGTAGGAGCGCTTTTTTTACGTCTCATCTGTCTCATCATCCACGAATATATGTATGGGAGAGATAGCTTCGACACAACGGAAAGATGTTATCCTGAATGAATGGACTCATCCCCTTTTGAAACGGCATAAGCGATAATGAAAAGGAAGCGCGCTCAAGCGTCTCAAATCCTACAGGAAGCTCCTGCCACCGCTGCACCACCCCTGTATAGATGTTCTTTACTATTTTTTCTTTTTCAGATCCAGCATCAATCACATACTGGGCAACCCACTCCAGCTTATCGATCTCTGTTCCTGTTTCTTCGAATAACTCCCGGTGTGCTGCTGCTTCCGGCGTCTCTCCAGGCTCCACTTTTCCGCCCGGAATCTCCCATCCCCGCTTCTTATGACGGGTCAGCACAATTCCATCTCCCCCCCGCTCCGTATAGGCCCAGATCAGCACATGCTGTGCACCCGGCAGGAAATGCTTATCATCGAATGTTAAAGAAATAAACTGTCCGCTTTTATCATAAAAATAATAGAACAATGCCCTGCACCACACTTTCCGACTTTCAATACTTTCTTTCATTGTTACCCTTAATATACAATTAAATAAAGACTAATCAAACATTCCATGCAGGAAGGGGTGGTTTTTTGAAGCGTACTCGTACAGCATTAATTACCGGAAGCGCCAAAGGCCTGGGTGTCCGCATTGCTCATGAACTTGCAGCACAGGGCATCCACCTTGCACTCAACTATCGGACAAGCACACAGGAAGCCGACAAGCTGCGCAGAGAGCTTATTGAGCAATACGGGATTGACGTGCTGCTGGTTCAAGGCGATGTAAGCCGTCCTACGGAGGCACAGAATATCGTCGAAGCGCTCGCCCAAGCTTTCGGACGTGTCGATATTCTCGTCTTAAACGCCGGACCGTACATAAAGCCGCGAAAAAAACTTGCGGAGTATACAGATGATGAATGGAACAACATGGTAACCGGGAACCTATCAAGCGCCTTTTATCTAAGCAGAGCCGCCATTCCATATATGCGTCACAATAGATGGGGGCGCATCATTACGATCGGTTTCGAAAAAGCTCAAACCGCCCCCGGTTGGATGTACCGCTCCGCGTTTGCCGCGGCCAAAACCGGATTAGTATCGCTAACACGTACGATTGCATTAGAAGAAGCGGAGTATGGTATTACAGCGAATATGGTGTGTCCCGGCGATATTGTAGGAGAAGATAAAGAGAAACACATCGCAGATGTTCGCTCTATTCAAGATGCAGATACACCCATCGGACGTCCGGGAACCGGAGAAGACATCGCACGCGCGATTACCTTCTTCTGCAGCGAGGCATCCGACTTCATCACCGGTACAGTCCTTGAGGTTACCGGAGGAAAAGACGTCCTTAATAAATACAAACAAATGCGGGAACAGTAAGCAACACACATATTTCCGTAAATCCCCATACAAAGGAAGCGAAGCCAATGAGCAACATGGAACATGCCGTTCGAGATGAAAAAGTGCGGGAAACCGCTTATCGTTTGTTAAAAGAACGCGGAGTCACCATGGACCATATGGTCGAGCTGGTGATGTATTTACAGAAACCATACTTTCCTGATCTCTCCTATGATACCTGTGAACACAACATTAAAAAGGTGCTGGAAAAACGTGAAATTCAAAACGCCATCCTTACAGGCATCCAACTTGATATTCTGGCTGAGAAAAAGCAATTAATGGAGCCGCTGCAAGAAATGCTGGAACAAGACGAAGGACTGTACGGCATTGATGAAATACTGGCTCTGTCGATCGTCAATGTCTACGGCAGCATCGGATTTACAAACTACGGCTACGTGGATAAAGTAAAACCAGGCATTCTAAAAGAGTTAAACAGCAAAAAAGAGCATAATACACAGGAGGAAGAGGCTGGAAATGTCCATACGTTTCTTGATGATATTGTAGGCGCTATTGCAGCCGCCGCTTCCAGCCGGTTGGCACATAGCCGCTTCGGCACAAAATAATTACGTCCAATTGAAGAAAGCTGCCGCATATATACGGCAGCCTTTCTCCTTTATATTGTCCAATCGTCTAAACTCTGCGCCGTATATGTCGGCTTTACCACTGCTCCTGCAATGTCAGCTTGCTTGCTGAATCCACTGTATACAAGAAGCGTATCCACCCCGCTGTTTCCACCGGCTGCAATGTCTGTCTCCAGATTATCCCCAATCAGCAGCACCTCATCGGATTGAAGACCAAGCCGCTCCAACGCCAGAGTAATAATGGCCTCCTCCGGCTTCCCGACATATAAAGGCTCTGTTCTTGTTGCATAGGAGATGGCGGCTGTAAGCGATCCATTGCCAGGCACAAGTCCTTCCTCTGTCGGAATCGCGCGGTCGCAGTTCGTCGAAAGAAAACGGGCTCCCCCATAAATCGAAAGCGTTGCCTGCTTCATTTTCTCATAACTAAATTGCCGGTCAATGCCGACAACTACATAGGAAGCGGGCGCTTTCTCTACAATAGAATATCCTGCTTCAGCTAGTGCCGTCCTAAGCCCTGTCTCGCCAATCGCAAGTACAGTGACAGGGGCCTGGGTCTTTTCCTTACTCACCAACTTCTCTATAGTTTCAGCCACTGCCATACTCGACGTGAAGAAATCCTCTGGCTTGGCATCAAGTCCCATTCCACTCAACTTGTTCGCGAGCGCTTCCGGTGTCAGCGATGAATTGTTCGTGACATACAGATATGGAATTTCTCTTTCCTTTAACGCTTCAATAAATGTGACAGCCTCCGGAATCACCTCACCACCCCTATAAATCGTACCATCAAGATCAAGTAAATACCCCTTATATGTACGCTGTGTCATCGTATGCCTCCTTCTTATTCCTCTCCTCTACACTTTCTTGATCATATCATACAACAGTGAAGGCCAATGCAGGTGCGCCCAGTAAGCAGAAGAGTATTTTAATTTGCTTGACAAATCAAATAAAGCATTCTACATTTTAAAGAATCAAGTCAGAAACTTATATATACTTATCAAGAGATGGTTGAGGGACTGGCCCAATGATACCCGGCAACCTGCCGCACGATACGGTAAGGTGCTACCTCCTGCAGAATCTGCATTCTGAAAGATAAGGTTCCGATTGTATGCGCGCCCTTCTTTCGAATGCGAAGAAGGGTTTTTGTTTTGAAACGTGTGAGAATAAGGAGAGTGATCGTCATGTCATACCGTACACTTAGTGAGCAAGAGGCCGTTGAATATGCTCGCAGCATCCCCGGTCTTTTTCCACAGGATGCCAAACTGACCAGTCATGAGATCGGAGATGGAAATTTAAATTTTGTCTTCCACATTAAAGACGAAGGTCCATCCGGCAAAAGCATCATCTTCAAACAAGCGCTGCCGTATGTACGCGTAATCGGTGATTCCTGGCCGCTTACACTTGATCGCGCCCGCATTGAGAGTGAAGCACTTATTCTTGAAAATGAACTGTGTCCTGGGTCCGTTCCTATTGTCTACCACTATGACACAGAGCTTGCATTAATCGTCATGGAGGACCTGTCCGCCTACCAAATTATGCGCAAAGCACTTGTTGAAAGAAAGCGCTATCCTAATTTCGCAAAACATATTGGTACATTTCTGGCCCGAACGTTGTTTCTAACATCCGATTTGGCCATGCCGCCGGTAGAGAAAAAAAGAAAAGCAGCTTCCTTCATCAATCCGGAGCTCTGCAACATTACAGAGAGCTTCGTATTTACCTATCCGTTCCAAGATGATCCGTCCAACTCCTACAATCCGCTTATCTCTAACGCCGTGCAGCGCATCTGGGCAAATGATGATCTGCGGCTTGAGGTAGCCAAGCTCAAAGACGGCTTCATGACACGGGGACAGGCGCTTCTGCATGGAGATCTCCATACGGGAAGCATCATGGTAACGGAAGACGATACCAAAGTGATCGACCCGGAATTCGCTTACTACGGTCCAATGGGATTTGATATCGGCGCTGTTCTTGCCAATCTTCTGCTAAACTATGCCGCACACGAAGGGCATACGTTAGACCCTCAGGAAAGAGATGCATATCAGAACTACTTGCTAGAGACTACCGCTGATGTATGGCGGGTCTTCGAAGCTGAGTTCCGTACCTTATGGACGGAGCAGGCGCATGAGCCGTATGCGAAGGTTCCCGGCTACCTGGATGCATACCTTCATAGCATACTGCAGGATACGGCAGGCTATGCCGGCTGCAAAATGATGCGGCGCATAATCGGTCTTGCCCATGTTTCTGATCTAGAGAGCATCAGCGATCCGATTCTTCGCGCGAAGGGGGAGGCGCTCGCGCTTACCATCGGCCAAGAGCTAGTTCTCAAGCGCGGGCAGTTTCAGCAAATTGACGATCTAATTTCACTTATCTCCGCTTCAGTTATACAAAAGTAGCCTACACAAAAAAGAACCGCACCGAATCTAATTCGGTGCGGTTCTTTTCACGCTTGCTTCGTGTCTTCTCCATCTTTCTTATGAATAATATATACGCAATTATCGCCTCCGGTGGCCATGCATTCTTCCTGCTCCACCTTCGCATTCAGCACGTTTTCAAACAGTGTTTTCTCACAATTACATGCATATACATATTCCTTGGCGACTGTTGAGATCGGACAATTCGATTCGACGAAAATATATTTACCGGTTTGTTCGTCC includes:
- a CDS encoding bifunctional cystathionine gamma-lyase/homocysteine desulfhydrase, with the protein product MRMKTKLIHGGVDGDPLTGAVNVPIYQVSTYKQESVGKHKGYEYSRTGNPTRHAVEQYIADIEGGVRGFAFASGMAALSTVVMMFDTGDHFVVGDDVYGGTYRVLSKVFNRFGIETTFVNTGDVEAIKAAIQPNTKAVMLETPSNPLLKITDIAAVANLTKEKGLLLIVDNTFMTPYWQNPLELGADIVFHSATKYLGGHSDVVAGLVVVKDEELGERMHFVQNSVGGVLGPQDSYYLLRGMKTLGVRMEEHEVNTRRIAEWLSQRSDIEKVYYPGLTNHPGHDIAIKQARGFGGMISFDVGSRERAEQVLSRVQIFTLAESLGAVESLISVPAQMTHASIPAERRAELGITDGLIRISVGIEDVEDLIEELERALV
- the cysK gene encoding cysteine synthase A, coding for MQVYSNIKELIGNTPIVEITSFDLPEGVRLFAKLEYFNPGGSVKDRLGIELIRDAEERGVLKPGGTIIEPTAGNTGIGLALAAVGTGYRVVFVVPEKFSVEKQDLMRALGAEVVNTPTEQGIKGAIEKAKQLEQEIEGSFCPQQFANPANPAAHYKTTGPEIWSQMEGNVDIFVAGAGSGGTFMGAARYLKEQNPNIKTVIVEPEGSILNGGESGPHKAEGIGMEFLPEFMDTSYFDAIHTIDDVDSFRWVKELAAKEGMLVGSSAGAAMHAAVKEAKQASPGTNIVAIFADSSERYLSKKIYEGGI
- a CDS encoding NifU family protein, encoding MVDAKKFEEVQEVLDKLRPFLQRDGGDCELVDVTDEGVVQLRLHGACGSCPSSTITLKAGIERALVEEVEGITEVQQVF
- a CDS encoding LysR family transcriptional regulator; protein product: MEIRQLEFFVEVARRQSFTKAAEELLVAQPAISKSIKKLENEVGLLLFNRAERKVSLTAEGEVLLKHAETILDQLAHAKAEMEELSGLKKGEVRIGLPSMVGSYYFPGLIIDFKKKYPDLQIMVYEQGTVKIRQMLMDGEIDMGVILEDDEMEGIEVLSFLEEEMVVCVPASHPFASLHAVSYEELAKESLILFKEGYFQREIIAQASQISGLPLNVTFETNQISLIKSLVARKLGVTLFLRMVVAEDSHLVPVSLKPPVYLKLGVAWNKNAYLSKANQAFLSFLMNRIQE
- a CDS encoding MFS transporter gives rise to the protein MIFMIEAGTKSFWRASLALSIASFLVFANIYFPQPLLPLFTEEFNLSPAVSSLSVSLTIFALAISLLFYGPLSDAVGRKNIMLITMLGVTVLTILVAFVPGFKTLLAFRILQGFFLAGLPAIAIAYIGEEFDPKALTVAIGIYISGNTLGGLSGRIIGGFASDFLGWHGAFAVMGVVSLLCLIAFVWLLPRSTHFEPKHLDWKAATQSLGQHMRNRTLLYAFAIGGLLFFVFIGQYNYITYLLQGEPYHLPASIVSLLFLTYLAGTVSSTLSGRASRTLPQSWCIAIGVALMTLGALATLLDSLWMIGVGLLLTSFGFFFAHSAASSWVSRHAAFDKASASSLYLLSYYLGGSLGSFCLGFFYNGMGWMGVILGCLLVLMLTGWCTWQLHHIEHREHLREKAIARRKMREALQM
- a CDS encoding NUDIX domain-containing protein, with protein sequence MKESIESRKVWCRALFYYFYDKSGQFISLTFDDKHFLPGAQHVLIWAYTERGGDGIVLTRHKKRGWEIPGGKVEPGETPEAAAHRELFEETGTEIDKLEWVAQYVIDAGSEKEKIVKNIYTGVVQRWQELPVGFETLERASFSLSLMPFQKGMSPFIQDNIFPLCRSYLSHTYIRG
- a CDS encoding SDR family oxidoreductase; the encoded protein is MKRTRTALITGSAKGLGVRIAHELAAQGIHLALNYRTSTQEADKLRRELIEQYGIDVLLVQGDVSRPTEAQNIVEALAQAFGRVDILVLNAGPYIKPRKKLAEYTDDEWNNMVTGNLSSAFYLSRAAIPYMRHNRWGRIITIGFEKAQTAPGWMYRSAFAAAKTGLVSLTRTIALEEAEYGITANMVCPGDIVGEDKEKHIADVRSIQDADTPIGRPGTGEDIARAITFFCSEASDFITGTVLEVTGGKDVLNKYKQMREQ
- a CDS encoding phosphatidylglycerophosphatase A family protein translates to MEHAVRDEKVRETAYRLLKERGVTMDHMVELVMYLQKPYFPDLSYDTCEHNIKKVLEKREIQNAILTGIQLDILAEKKQLMEPLQEMLEQDEGLYGIDEILALSIVNVYGSIGFTNYGYVDKVKPGILKELNSKKEHNTQEEEAGNVHTFLDDIVGAIAAAASSRLAHSRFGTK
- a CDS encoding TIGR01457 family HAD-type hydrolase; translation: MTQRTYKGYLLDLDGTIYRGGEVIPEAVTFIEALKEREIPYLYVTNNSSLTPEALANKLSGMGLDAKPEDFFTSSMAVAETIEKLVSKEKTQAPVTVLAIGETGLRTALAEAGYSIVEKAPASYVVVGIDRQFSYEKMKQATLSIYGGARFLSTNCDRAIPTEEGLVPGNGSLTAAISYATRTEPLYVGKPEEAIITLALERLGLQSDEVLLIGDNLETDIAAGGNSGVDTLLVYSGFSKQADIAGAVVKPTYTAQSLDDWTI
- the mtnK gene encoding S-methyl-5-thioribose kinase — its product is MSYRTLSEQEAVEYARSIPGLFPQDAKLTSHEIGDGNLNFVFHIKDEGPSGKSIIFKQALPYVRVIGDSWPLTLDRARIESEALILENELCPGSVPIVYHYDTELALIVMEDLSAYQIMRKALVERKRYPNFAKHIGTFLARTLFLTSDLAMPPVEKKRKAASFINPELCNITESFVFTYPFQDDPSNSYNPLISNAVQRIWANDDLRLEVAKLKDGFMTRGQALLHGDLHTGSIMVTEDDTKVIDPEFAYYGPMGFDIGAVLANLLLNYAAHEGHTLDPQERDAYQNYLLETTADVWRVFEAEFRTLWTEQAHEPYAKVPGYLDAYLHSILQDTAGYAGCKMMRRIIGLAHVSDLESISDPILRAKGEALALTIGQELVLKRGQFQQIDDLISLISASVIQK